One Drosophila subobscura isolate 14011-0131.10 chromosome U, UCBerk_Dsub_1.0, whole genome shotgun sequence DNA window includes the following coding sequences:
- the LOC117901616 gene encoding proto-oncogene Wnt-3 isoform X1, translated as MRLFMVIAILIFAMPMTGFGWAEGTNILLDPNLMCKKTRRLRGKLAEICRHDSALLKEIINGINLGFRECEFQFRNRRWNCTVLRKSMRKILMRDSRETGFVNAITAAGVTYAVTKACTMGQLVECSCDKSHMRRNGGQPQMVNAATAEAALERQQRQQLPLEEQQQYQRRQRVLNNGSSLTDLSPLERLGRNRKPGGKRGRRKFWDNIKFPQGEWEWGGCSDNVNFGLRHSRVFLDAKQRQRRSDLGTLVKLHNNNAGRLAIRDAMRLECKCHGLSGSCTVKTCWLKMPPFREVAARLRERYDSARKVALRNDGNSLMPEMPHTRQANKYQLVFADDSPDFCAPNPKTGALGTQDRECNATSYGYDSCDHLCCSRGHKHRVVAEYTNCKCVFKWCCEVTCEKCLEHREVNTCL; from the exons ATGCGTTTGTTCATggtaattgcaattttaatatTCGCAATGCCAATGACTGGATTCGGCTG gGCCGAGGGCACAAACATCCTACTCGATCCGAATCTAATGTGCAAAAAGACACGTCGTCTGCGTGGAAAGCTGGCCGAGATCTGCCGTCACGATTCGGCCCTGCTCAAAGAGATCATCAATGGCATTAATCTGGGATTCCGCGAATGCGAATTTCAATTTCGTAATCGCCGCTGGAACTGCACTGTTCTGCGCAAGAGCATGAGGAAAATATTAATGCGCG ACTCCCGCGAGACAGGCTTCGTGAATGCCATAACAGCCGCTGGAGTTACCTATGCCGTGACCAAGGCCTGCACCATGGGCCAGCTGGTGGAATGCTCCTGCGACAAGTCCCACATGCGACGTAATGGCGGGCAGCCCCAGATGGTGAATGCCGCCACCGCGGAAGCGGCgctggagcggcagcagcgtcagcagttGCCcctcgaggagcagcagcagtaccagcGGCGCCAGCGGGTCCtcaacaacggcagcagcctgACGGATCTGTCGCCGCTGGAGCGTCTGGGCAGGAACCGCAAGCCGGGGGGCAAGCGCGGGCGTCGCAAGTTCTGGGACAACATCAAGTTCCCGCAGggcgagtgggagtggggcgGCTGCAGTGACAATGTGAACTTTGGCCTGCGCCACTCGCGGGTTTTCCTGGATgcaaagcagcggcagcggcgcagCGATCTGGGCACCTTGGTGAAGctgcacaacaacaatgcggGCAGATTG GCCATTCGCGATGCCATGCGACTGGAGTGCAAATGCCACGGCCTGTCCGGCTCCTGCACCGTGAAAACATGCTGGCTGAAGATGCCACCGTTCCGGGAGGTGGCCGCACGCCTGCGCGAGAGATACGACAGTGCCCGCAAGGTGGCGCTGCGGAACGATGGCAACAGCCTGATGCCCGAGATGCCGCACACGCGGCAGGCGAACAAGTACCAGCTGGTGTTTGCCGACGACTCACCCGATTTCTGTGCACCCAATCCCAAGACGGGGGCCCTGGGCACACAGGATCGGGAGTGCAATGCCACCAGCTACGGCTACGATAGCTGCGATCATCTGTGCTGCAGTCGGGGCCACAAGCATCGCGTGGTGGCCGAGTACACCAACTGCAAGTGCGTCTTCAAGTGGTGCTGCGAGGTGACCTGCGAAAAGTGCCTCGAACATCGGGAGGTCAACACTTGCCTCtga
- the LOC117901616 gene encoding protein Wnt-1 isoform X2, with protein sequence MCKKTRRLRGKLAEICRHDSALLKEIINGINLGFRECEFQFRNRRWNCTVLRKSMRKILMRDSRETGFVNAITAAGVTYAVTKACTMGQLVECSCDKSHMRRNGGQPQMVNAATAEAALERQQRQQLPLEEQQQYQRRQRVLNNGSSLTDLSPLERLGRNRKPGGKRGRRKFWDNIKFPQGEWEWGGCSDNVNFGLRHSRVFLDAKQRQRRSDLGTLVKLHNNNAGRLAIRDAMRLECKCHGLSGSCTVKTCWLKMPPFREVAARLRERYDSARKVALRNDGNSLMPEMPHTRQANKYQLVFADDSPDFCAPNPKTGALGTQDRECNATSYGYDSCDHLCCSRGHKHRVVAEYTNCKCVFKWCCEVTCEKCLEHREVNTCL encoded by the exons ATGTGCAAAAAGACACGTCGTCTGCGTGGAAAGCTGGCCGAGATCTGCCGTCACGATTCGGCCCTGCTCAAAGAGATCATCAATGGCATTAATCTGGGATTCCGCGAATGCGAATTTCAATTTCGTAATCGCCGCTGGAACTGCACTGTTCTGCGCAAGAGCATGAGGAAAATATTAATGCGCG ACTCCCGCGAGACAGGCTTCGTGAATGCCATAACAGCCGCTGGAGTTACCTATGCCGTGACCAAGGCCTGCACCATGGGCCAGCTGGTGGAATGCTCCTGCGACAAGTCCCACATGCGACGTAATGGCGGGCAGCCCCAGATGGTGAATGCCGCCACCGCGGAAGCGGCgctggagcggcagcagcgtcagcagttGCCcctcgaggagcagcagcagtaccagcGGCGCCAGCGGGTCCtcaacaacggcagcagcctgACGGATCTGTCGCCGCTGGAGCGTCTGGGCAGGAACCGCAAGCCGGGGGGCAAGCGCGGGCGTCGCAAGTTCTGGGACAACATCAAGTTCCCGCAGggcgagtgggagtggggcgGCTGCAGTGACAATGTGAACTTTGGCCTGCGCCACTCGCGGGTTTTCCTGGATgcaaagcagcggcagcggcgcagCGATCTGGGCACCTTGGTGAAGctgcacaacaacaatgcggGCAGATTG GCCATTCGCGATGCCATGCGACTGGAGTGCAAATGCCACGGCCTGTCCGGCTCCTGCACCGTGAAAACATGCTGGCTGAAGATGCCACCGTTCCGGGAGGTGGCCGCACGCCTGCGCGAGAGATACGACAGTGCCCGCAAGGTGGCGCTGCGGAACGATGGCAACAGCCTGATGCCCGAGATGCCGCACACGCGGCAGGCGAACAAGTACCAGCTGGTGTTTGCCGACGACTCACCCGATTTCTGTGCACCCAATCCCAAGACGGGGGCCCTGGGCACACAGGATCGGGAGTGCAATGCCACCAGCTACGGCTACGATAGCTGCGATCATCTGTGCTGCAGTCGGGGCCACAAGCATCGCGTGGTGGCCGAGTACACCAACTGCAAGTGCGTCTTCAAGTGGTGCTGCGAGGTGACCTGCGAAAAGTGCCTCGAACATCGGGAGGTCAACACTTGCCTCtga